In one window of Coralliovum pocilloporae DNA:
- a CDS encoding arginine N-succinyltransferase, producing the protein MLIARGVRAADEAALTELILSVSGHMTTMPRSPKEARHRIDHALSSLDKTITEPGDEAYLFVLEENGAIVGLSAIYASVGLDRPFYNYRVARIAKASPDLDIRVDAQVLHLVNDYVGAAELGTLYLSPDARGGGRGRLISFTRLMFLAAFRERFPDRVMAEIRGWTDEEGNSPFWDAVGRQFFKLDLTTADQRSGRDYRFIAELMPSYPIYADLLPDSARDVVAVPHDGAAGALRLLESQGFSYENLVDIFDAGPCIEARQKNIGIVRDARRYMVQKSDSIQTGEQKCLISNLDLEQFVTVQGAVSLSGEMISLSDELRIALNVGEGEPVLVYPMERK; encoded by the coding sequence ATGTTGATCGCGCGCGGTGTCCGGGCGGCGGATGAGGCTGCACTGACAGAGCTGATACTGTCTGTCAGTGGCCATATGACCACCATGCCCCGCAGCCCGAAAGAAGCCCGGCACAGGATAGATCATGCCTTGTCCAGCCTTGACAAGACGATCACTGAACCGGGAGACGAGGCCTATCTGTTTGTTTTGGAAGAGAATGGCGCGATTGTCGGGCTCAGTGCGATTTACGCATCTGTCGGGCTGGACAGGCCTTTCTATAATTATCGGGTTGCCCGGATTGCCAAGGCGTCTCCCGATCTGGATATCCGTGTGGATGCCCAGGTTCTGCATCTGGTCAATGACTATGTGGGCGCTGCAGAGCTGGGCACGCTCTATCTCTCGCCCGATGCTAGGGGAGGGGGCCGAGGGCGTCTGATTTCCTTCACCCGTCTGATGTTTCTTGCTGCATTTCGCGAACGGTTTCCTGACCGTGTTATGGCTGAAATCAGAGGTTGGACGGATGAAGAAGGGAATTCTCCTTTCTGGGATGCGGTCGGGCGTCAGTTCTTCAAACTGGACCTGACAACGGCTGATCAGCGGTCGGGCAGGGACTACCGGTTTATTGCGGAACTGATGCCGAGCTATCCGATTTACGCCGATCTTCTGCCGGACAGTGCTCGTGACGTTGTTGCCGTCCCGCATGATGGTGCGGCTGGCGCGCTCAGGCTGCTTGAGAGCCAAGGTTTTTCCTATGAGAATCTGGTTGATATCTTCGATGCCGGTCCGTGTATTGAAGCGCGGCAGAAGAATATCGGTATTGTCCGGGATGCTCGGAGATACATGGTTCAGAAGAGCGACAGCATTCAAACAGGTGAGCAGAAATGCCTTATCTCGAACCTGGATCTGGAGCAGTTTGTCACTGTTCAGGGGGCCGTATCCCTGTCAGGTGAGATGATATCCCTGTCTGATGAGCTGCGGATCGCGCTGAATGTCGGCGAAGGTGAGCCGGTTCTTGTCTATCCGATGGAGCGTAAATGA
- a CDS encoding Lrp/AsnC family transcriptional regulator, which produces MKLDRINLKILAALQGNARITNQDLADEVGLSPSACLTRTRWLEEAGYISSYCAMVDLDKVGSSLTAFFQISLENHYKNDFNRFDEAIQSTDEVVASFMVGARFDYLLQVVVRDMRHLSELSDRLISAEIGISKLITIPMLSEAKPFRGMPVGMIARSE; this is translated from the coding sequence ATGAAACTGGATCGGATCAATCTCAAGATTCTCGCAGCCCTTCAGGGCAATGCCCGGATTACCAATCAGGATCTGGCTGATGAAGTAGGGCTGTCTCCCAGTGCCTGTCTGACCCGAACGCGCTGGCTGGAAGAAGCGGGATATATCTCCAGTTATTGTGCCATGGTTGATCTGGACAAAGTTGGTTCTTCTCTGACAGCTTTCTTCCAAATCTCGCTGGAAAATCATTATAAAAATGATTTCAACAGGTTCGATGAGGCAATCCAGTCAACGGACGAAGTGGTGGCCAGTTTCATGGTTGGCGCCCGGTTTGACTATCTGCTGCAGGTTGTGGTCCGTGACATGCGCCATCTCAGTGAGCTGTCAGATCGGTTGATCAGTGCGGAAATCGGTATCTCCAAGCTGATTACCATCCCGATGCTGTCCGAAGCCAAGCCGTTCCGTGGTATGCCCGTGGGGATGATTGCTCGCTCTGAGTAA
- the astD gene encoding succinylglutamate-semialdehyde dehydrogenase, with amino-acid sequence MMLSGELFIGGQWIEGRGNDLTSLDPAEQTSIWHGRMADDEQALDVVEVAVKGGQTWRAMGFEERLSIVKSFEDQLRENKDTLALLISRETGKPFWDAAGEAASMIGKIAISVDAYHERTGVRETEANGVTLVTRHHAHGVMVVLGPFNFPGHLPNGHIVPALLAGNSVIFKPSEQTPAVAELTIRLWEAAGLPKGVINLVHGDAGTARQLISHDDVAGVLFTGGVKAGLSIHRDLAGHPDKIVALELGGNNPIVAWGAHDTLGAARMIVRSAYLSGGQRCTCARRLIVGKDESSQNLMKKVVELAGRLAINHPRADPNPFMGALISEHARDSVLRGQAHLEGLGGDVLLKAGAMDLGPAFVSPGIIDMSNAAAASDDEIFGPLLQVYQVDEFEEAVALANNTRFGLASALLSDDSSLFEPFLNQSRAGIVNINQPTAGASGRAPFGGIGLSGNHRPAGYYAADYCAYPRASMVRSNASDETPLPGEQDR; translated from the coding sequence ATGATGTTGAGTGGCGAGCTTTTTATCGGCGGGCAGTGGATAGAGGGGCGAGGCAATGACCTGACGTCTCTCGACCCGGCAGAACAGACGTCAATCTGGCATGGCCGAATGGCCGATGATGAGCAGGCGCTTGATGTTGTTGAAGTCGCGGTTAAAGGCGGGCAAACTTGGCGGGCCATGGGCTTTGAAGAGCGCCTTTCCATTGTAAAGTCTTTTGAAGACCAACTCCGTGAGAATAAGGACACGCTGGCATTGCTGATCAGCCGGGAAACCGGCAAGCCGTTCTGGGATGCTGCAGGAGAAGCCGCATCCATGATCGGCAAGATTGCCATATCGGTTGATGCCTATCACGAGCGCACTGGTGTGCGGGAGACGGAAGCCAACGGGGTGACGCTTGTGACCCGTCATCATGCTCATGGCGTGATGGTGGTGCTGGGGCCGTTCAACTTTCCGGGGCACCTGCCCAATGGCCATATTGTGCCAGCGCTTCTGGCCGGGAACAGCGTCATCTTCAAGCCGAGCGAACAGACACCTGCAGTGGCTGAGTTGACGATAAGACTGTGGGAGGCTGCAGGTCTCCCCAAGGGTGTCATCAATCTGGTTCATGGGGATGCTGGGACAGCCCGACAACTGATCAGTCATGATGATGTTGCGGGCGTGCTGTTTACCGGTGGGGTGAAAGCAGGTCTGTCGATCCATCGGGATCTGGCTGGGCATCCGGACAAGATTGTTGCGCTTGAACTTGGCGGCAATAATCCAATTGTTGCGTGGGGTGCGCACGATACACTGGGTGCCGCCCGTATGATTGTCCGGTCCGCCTATCTCTCAGGCGGTCAGAGATGTACATGCGCCCGTCGACTGATTGTCGGTAAAGATGAATCTTCTCAGAATCTTATGAAGAAGGTTGTGGAGCTAGCCGGTCGTCTGGCTATCAATCACCCGCGTGCCGACCCCAATCCGTTCATGGGAGCGCTTATTTCAGAGCATGCGCGGGATAGTGTTTTGCGGGGGCAGGCTCATCTTGAAGGCCTCGGTGGTGACGTTCTGTTGAAAGCTGGAGCCATGGATCTGGGGCCTGCCTTCGTCTCGCCGGGCATCATCGATATGAGCAATGCGGCGGCTGCCTCGGACGATGAAATTTTCGGCCCCTTGCTGCAGGTCTACCAGGTTGACGAGTTTGAAGAGGCTGTGGCGCTGGCAAACAATACCCGCTTTGGTCTGGCATCTGCCTTGCTCTCTGATGACAGCAGTCTGTTTGAACCTTTCCTCAATCAAAGCCGGGCGGGGATTGTCAATATCAACCAGCCCACGGCAGGCGCATCCGGGCGGGCACCGTTCGGCGGTATTGGCCTATCGGGGAACCACCGACCGGCGGGATATTATGCCGCTGACTATTGTGCCTATCCGCGCGCCAGCATGGTGCGAAGCAACGCCTCTGATGAAACCCCGCTGCCGGGAGAGCAGGACAGATGA
- a CDS encoding hydrolase: MLHHHVKDWLATTADETVEKAIGWSHINSGTRNLAGISTMQDLVRAELERLSFACALEESDPVTSISDQGEPEVLHFGPVLRAQLRPEATRRLLCVGHVDTVYPESHPFQSVTRIGNGHLNGPGIADMKGGLAILFRAFEAVERFGLMPDMGIDVLINSDEETGSLASARHLTAAAQGVEAGLVVEPALADGSLAGGRGGSGNFHFAFKGRAAHAGRAFHEGRNAITAAARLIADVDGLNGQRERTTFNVGLMRGGDSLNSVAASAVVRVNIRSPEPHHMAWAEQELRRIAEHHNGQADVEVALHGAVHRPAKPMTDNHAQLFHRVHALGVEQGLDVTWSDTGGVCDGNNIAAGGIPVVDTLGVRGGAIHSADEFAVEDSFLERVLLLTSVLVSFQDAPLSNGDMTC, encoded by the coding sequence TTGCTGCATCATCACGTTAAGGACTGGCTGGCGACAACGGCCGATGAAACCGTCGAGAAAGCGATTGGCTGGAGTCATATCAACTCCGGTACGCGCAATCTTGCGGGTATCAGCACAATGCAGGATCTGGTGCGCGCTGAGTTGGAGCGCCTGTCCTTTGCCTGTGCTCTTGAAGAGTCTGACCCGGTCACATCAATCAGTGACCAGGGCGAGCCAGAAGTCCTTCATTTTGGTCCTGTCTTGCGGGCGCAGCTGAGACCGGAAGCCACGCGTCGTCTTCTCTGTGTTGGTCACGTAGATACGGTTTACCCGGAGAGCCATCCCTTCCAGTCTGTGACAAGGATCGGCAATGGCCATCTTAATGGACCGGGCATTGCCGATATGAAGGGTGGTCTGGCCATTCTGTTCCGGGCTTTTGAAGCGGTTGAGCGCTTCGGCCTCATGCCGGATATGGGCATTGATGTTCTGATCAATTCAGATGAGGAAACCGGTTCGCTTGCCTCCGCCCGGCATCTCACGGCGGCTGCGCAAGGCGTTGAGGCTGGTCTTGTTGTCGAACCGGCTCTGGCTGACGGATCACTGGCCGGTGGCCGTGGTGGCAGTGGCAATTTCCATTTTGCCTTCAAGGGCCGAGCTGCCCATGCGGGCCGGGCTTTTCATGAGGGCCGGAACGCGATTACTGCCGCTGCCCGGCTGATTGCGGATGTGGATGGGCTGAATGGCCAGCGGGAACGGACCACGTTTAATGTGGGCCTGATGCGCGGTGGTGATAGTTTGAATTCGGTTGCCGCATCCGCTGTGGTGCGGGTGAATATCCGCTCGCCTGAACCTCACCACATGGCCTGGGCAGAACAGGAACTCCGCCGGATTGCAGAACACCACAATGGTCAGGCTGATGTGGAGGTTGCGCTGCATGGTGCTGTTCATCGACCGGCTAAACCGATGACGGATAATCACGCGCAGCTGTTTCATCGCGTCCATGCTCTTGGTGTGGAGCAGGGGCTTGATGTGACCTGGTCAGATACAGGCGGGGTGTGCGACGGGAACAATATCGCTGCCGGTGGCATCCCCGTGGTGGACACACTTGGTGTGCGTGGTGGCGCCATTCATTCAGCAGATGAATTTGCTGTAGAGGACAGTTTTCTTGAGCGGGTGCTGCTTCTCACTTCGGTCCTGGTGTCTTTTCAGGATGCGCCTCTTTCAAACGGAGATATGACATGTTGA